CGGAGCGGCCGCGCCTGCCGCGTCGGCGCCGGGCCGGGCGGCGGGCGTGCCCCGGGCCCGGCGGCGGCGGTCGTCAGGCGGCGCCGGCGGGCGCGGCCTCACGGGCGGCGGCGAGGTTCTCCATGGCCTCCGCGTACACGGCGGCGCCCCGGTGCTCGGACAGGTCCAGCGCGGCCAGCACGGAGGGGATGACCACGCTCGGCAGGACGTGGCGCATCAGCGCCGACACCCGGCCCACCAGGTCCTGGTACTCGCAGATTGCCTGCGACATCGACTGGATGCCCGCGAAGGACCCGACGATGACGTCGGCGGTCTCGGAGGGCACGACGTGCGGCAGCAGCTCGCCTTGCGCCTGCGCCCGCTGGAGCAGCTCCAGGCCGACCTCGCCCCACCGCAGGAACGGGCCGCTGCGGTCCAGGCCCTGGGCCAGCTGGTCCATCGACAGGCGGACCCCGGCGCGCACCATCGGGTCGGTCTGGAGGCGGTGCGCGTGCAGCATCACCACATCCACGATCTCCTGCATCTTGGATGCCCGCGGCGGGACGGAGAGCTGCTGGTCCTGTTCGGCGAGGACTCCCTGCGCGAGGTCTTCCTTCGACTGGAAGTGGAAGTACAGTGCCCCCTTCGTCACCCCTGCGGTGGTGAGGATCTCGGAGATCGTCGCCGCCTGGTAGCCGCGCTCTTCGAAGATCTTGGCCGCTGCGGAGAGGATCGTCTTGCGTGTGCGGATGGCACGGACCTGCTCAGCCACGTGACACCTTCCTCCTCGGGTTGGGCGAACCGATGAAGGCTCAGAAAAAACCGTCCAGTTCGTATTTTACAAAGCGTAACGGCTCCGAGGACCCTGCACCACTAACAGGTGTAACTTTCAGTCAAGTTGGGACGCCCATGATCCTTGTGACCGGCGGCAGCGGCACGATCGGCCGCGAAGTGCTCCGCCTCCTCCCCTCCGACGTGTGCGTTCGCGTGATGGCCCGGGTGCCGGAACGCGTCGTGGGAGCGCCCGCGGCCGCCGAGGTCGTCCACGGCGACTTCGGCGATCCGCGCTCCGTGGCGGCCGCCTTGGAGGGCGCGGACGCGGTCTTCCTCGTCACCAGCCGTGTGGAGGAGGACGACGGCCGGTTCCTGCAGGCCGCGCGGTCCGCCGGGGTGGGGCACATCGTCAAGCTCTCCGCCGCCGCGGTCGAGGACCCCCTCGCCGACGACGCCGTCACCCGCTGGCAGCGGCGCAACGAGGAACTGCTGCGCACCTGCGGGACGGCTTGGACCCTGCTGCGCCCCCGCTCCTTCATGTCGAACGCGCTCTCCTGGGCCGGGTCCGTCCGCGAGCAGGGGGTGGTGCGGGCCCTCCACGGCTGCTCGCCCAACTCCTGCGTCGACCCCCGGGACGTCGCCGAGGTGGCCGTACGGGCGCTCACCGGGCTGATACCGCCGGGCGGGGCGCACACGCTGACCGGTCCCGAAGCGCTCACCGCCGCCGGGCAGACGGCCATGCTCGCCGGGCTGCTGGGGCGGCCGCTGCGGTTCGAGGAACTGGGTGCGGAGCAGGCGCGCGCCGTGCTCGCCGCCCGCTACCCCGCGGAGGTCGTCGAGGCGCTGCTGAAGAGCGCGGAGCGGCAGCGGGCCGGGGCGAAGGCCGCCGTGGGCGCTGCGGTTCCATGCCTGCTGGGGCGGCCTGCAGGCTCATTCCGCCGGTGGGCGGCCGACCACCTGGCGGCCTTCGCCGGCGGGTGACGGCCCGGCGCCGGGCCGGCCGGGCGGCGGCGGGTGGCCGGGCGAGCGGGGGGTGGCGGCGGGCGTGGGGGGTGGTGGCGGCGGGCGTGGGGGGTGGTGGCGTACGCGGCGCCGCTCCGGGGCCCGGCCTGGCCGTCACGACCCGTGGCGGCCCGCCCTGACCGTGGAGCTGAAGACGGCCTCGCCCGCCTGGCGGGCCGTCACCACCACGGTCTCCTCGCCGTCGGGGCCGGTGTGCGGGGCGCGCACCGCCTCGATCATGCAGGGGGTGTCCAGCTCCGCGTACTTCGTGAACTCGCTGGCCAGGCCGAGGGGCAGGTAGGAGGAGCGGCCGAGCGCGGCGGCCGTGGCCTGGCGGGCGGCCTCCAGCAGGACCATGCCCGGCACGTGGTCCACCGCGTGCTCGAACAGCACGGGGTGGCTCGTGTCCACGCGCAGCCGCCAGAGGTCCTGCTCGCCGGTGGGGGAGAGCACGACGTCCATGGGCGACATGCGGCCCACGCTCTGCGGGGCCGCCGGGCTGATCAGCGGCAGCCGGTACCAGTCGCCGTCGAGGGTGTGGCCGCTGCGGATCCGGCGGTAGACGGCGGGCGCCATGCAGGAGAAGGAGCCGCCGCCGGTGGCGACGACGTGGCCGTCCCGGTGCAGGACCGCCTCGAAGCGCAGACCTGACAGAGCGGTTCCGCGCCGGTTGACCTCGGTGCAGGTGACGTCGATCGTCAGTGCAGCGGGTTCGAGGCCGACCCGCAGGTGCCGGGGCTCGACGTCGATGTGGATGTCCCGGATGGCGAAGTGGTGGCCGAACGGCACGCCGAACTCGGCGTGCCCCAGCAGGATCCCGATCTGGCGGACGGTCTCGCAGGCGATCAGCGGGTCGTGGTGGCCGCCGGCGACGGGGGTGAAGAAGCTGTGGCCGCGCGGCCACTGGGCCGCCATCACGAAGTGCGTGTCGTCCACTCTGGCCCAGTCGGTGAGCACCACCTCGGCGACGGCCGAGCGGTGCACCAGCTCCTTCGGGACCGTCGTCGTCAGCGGTGTGGAGAAGGAACTGCCGGGCCGGGCGGCGAAAGCCGCGAAGGCCGCCCTCATGTCTCCGTCGAACGTGGTGCGCTCAACCTGGAACGTGCTCGCAGACATCGATCCCCCCTGGGTCCGTTTGAGAGCGAGTCGGGTGCGGGTTGCCCTTGGCCGGGAAAACTACATACCAACCGGTTTAATTTCTAGTGGCTGTCGGAGCGCGATGCCGAAATTGGCGGACGCGTTGACTCCGTGTTGCCCGCCCCTTGCCCGCGAGTTGGCTCCCGTCCGGCGTTTCCGCTGGTCGCTGTGGTGTGGGGGTGGGGGAGGGGCATGAGTCGGCCCTGAGTGGCCCTTGAGGGGGCCTCGAACGAACCGTGCCGTGACGGGAGGCCGGGCGTGTCCGAACTGCGCCCCTGTGGCGGGTTGCGTGTCGACGTGCTGTAAAAACCGCTTGGGCGGTTTGTTAGAGTCGTCGTCAGTTGGGGCCGCTGGCCTGCCCCCTTCCGTGTGCGCGGCTTCCGAGCACGACTCCGGTCCGTCTTCGGCGAGCACGGCACCCCGGCACTGACGGAGCAGTCGATGACCAAGCAGGAGCGCGCCGTCCGCACGCGTGGAACGCTGATCCGGTCCGCAGCCGAGGTCTTCGGCAGAGAGGGGTACTCGGTCGCCTCGCTCGCCGCGATCAGCTCGCTGGCCGGGGTGAGCAACGGGGCCCTGCACTTCCACTTCGCGAGCAAGGCCGTCCTGGCCGACGCCGTCGAGGCCGCCGCCCTCGCGCGCCTTGCGGAGCTGGTCGGCGGGCCGCTCCCGGCGCCCGGCGCGGGCCGGGTGCAGCATCTCGTCGACGTGACCCACCGCCTTGCCGGTGCCCTGCGCGCCGACCCCGTGCTCCGGGCCGGCTTCCAGTTGGCCGGAGAGTCCTCCCGCCCGCCCCGGCACGACCTGCGCGGGCACTGGCGCGCCTGGGTCGAGGAGGCCGTACGGGGCGCGGAGGCGGCCGGGGAGCTCCGTGCCGGGGTGGCGGTGCGGGACGCGGCGGCCGCCGTGGCCGCGGCCACCACGGGCCTGGAGGTCCTCGGCGCCCGCGACGCGGAATGGCTCTCGGCCGCCGCGGTCGCCGGGCTCTGGCGGCTGCTGCTTCCGGCCCTCGTGCCGGAAGCGGCCGTCAAGGGGATCGAGGTCGCGGGAGCCCGCCCGCTGTAGAGACCCTCCGGTCTGTTTCAGGCGGGACGCGACATGATTCCGGTGAGATGCGGCTGTGGTCCGCGAGGTTGCCGCCTGGTCACACACGCGTGAACTCGCCTACTGAACAGGCAAGTTGAGCGAGCCTCAAGGGTGACCGGGCATCAAAACAGCACGGTCGGTTTTGTATTGACAAACCGTCGGACCTGTTTTTTACTGAGTGCGGCTCATCCACGAACCAGGGGAGTACGGCGTGGACATCGAAGTACTGGGCACACTGGCGGTTCGGGAACAGGGCGTCTCCATTACGCCGACCGCCCCCAAGCCGCGACAGGTTCTGGCGCTGCTCGCGCTCCATGCCGACCAGGTCGTCCCGGTCTCGGCCCTCATCGAGGAGCTGTGGGCGGGCACCCCGCCGCGCAGCGCCCGCACCACCCTCCAGACATACGTCCTCCAGCTGCGGGCCCTCATCGCCGCAGCCCTCGACGAGGCCGCCGCCCGGTCCGCCGGGACCGGCCCGGACGGGCACCCCGCGGAGGGCGCGGCGGCCGCAGGCCGGCGCACCGCCAAGGACGTCCTCGTCACCCTGCCCGGCGGCTACCTGCTCAACAGCGGCGGCGGCACCAGCGACGTCCGCGAGTTCGACCGCCTCGCCGGCATGGGCTACCGCGCCATGGACGCGGACGACTTCCCCGGCGCGGCCCGGCTGCTCCGCGAGGCGCTGTCCCTGTGGTCCGGCCCGGCCTTCGCCGACGTCCAGGGCGGCGTCCAGCTCGACATGGAGACGCGGCGGCTGGAGGAGACCCGGCTCTGCGCCCTCGACCAGCGCATCGAGGCCGACATGCGCCTCGGCCGGCACCGCGAGCTGCTCGCCGAGCTCACCGTCCTCGTCAGCCGCTACCGCACCCACGAGAACCTGCACGGCCAGTTCATGCTGGCCCTGCACCGCTCCGGCCGCCGCGGCGAAGCCCTCGACGTCTACCAGCGGCTGCGCGCCACCCTCGTGCGGGAGCTGGGCATCGAACCCTCCGCGGCCCTGCGCAGACTGCAGCGCTCCATCCTGATGGCGGCCCCGGAGAACCAGCTCGACAGCGCCGCCAAGGCGGCCAGCGAGCGGCTCGTGCGCGTCGGCTGACATGGCCGGCGCGCGCAGGACCACAGCCGGGGCCGCGGGCGCCGCGGCCGGGACCGCAGGCAGGGCCGCGGCCGGGACCGCAGGCAGGGCCGGGGCCGCGGGCGGCGCGGGCAGGGCCGGCGGCAGGGCCGCAGGCCGGGGAGGCGGAGCCGTGCAGGAGAGGTCGGAGCGCACCCGCCGGCGGCTCGTCCGGGCCGGCGCCGAGATGTTCCACCGCAACGGCTACGCGCAGTCCACGCTCGGCGACATCGCCCGCACCGCCGGCGTCACCAAGGGCGCCCTGTACTTCCACTTCGGCTCCAAGGACGAACTCGCCGAAGCCGTCCAGCAGCGCGGTGCAGCCCTCCTCGGCGAGACCGTGCACGAGCTGCGCGCCGCCGGGGCCTCCCCGCTGCAGGCGCTGGTCACCACCACGCACTGGCTGGCCCGCGCCCTGCACGACGACCCCGCCGTCCCGGCGAGCTTCCGCATCACCAAGGAGTGCACCGGCCGGCCCGCCGGGACCGCGGACTTCCACCGGGCATGGCTCGGCGCCGTCCGCACGCTGCTGCGGCAGGCCCGCGATGCGGGCGAACTGCGGCCGGGGCTCGGCTGGGAGAGCGCGGAGTCGCTCGTCGCCGCGGCCGCCTGCGGTATCGAGGCCCTCGCCGCCGCCGGCATGCCGAACGACGAACTGCGCAGCAGGGTCGCCGCCATGTGGGAGCTGCTGCTGCCCGGCCTCGTCCCCGGCACTGCCGCCGCCGCGTACGCCCTCCGCCCGCCCGGGGAGGAGCCGGCCGGGCCGCCCGCGCCCGTGGCGGCGCCGCGCCGCCCCGGTACCGCCGAACCCCTGGAGTGCCGCCGATGACGACCGGTGAACACCCGCTCCCCGAAGCCGCACCCGCACCCCCGCCCGCCGAGGTCCTGGCCGACGTCGTCGGCGTCCTCGGCGACGTCCTGCGAATCGACGCCGCCCGGATCGACCCGCGGCAGACCTTCCGGTCCCTCGGCATGGACTCCCTGCTGACCGTCGAACTCGTCGCGGTCGTCAACGCCCGCCACGGCACGGCCATCCTCCCGACCGACCTCTACGACCACCCCACCCCGGAGTCGTTCGCCGCGCAGGTGGCCGCGGAACTGCACCGGACCGCCGCCCCCCGCCCCCGCCCCGGCCGCCGCCCGGCGCAGGCGCCGCCTGCCGCCGCGGAATCAGGCCCGCCGGCATCCCCGCCCGCCGGAGAGATCGCCGAGGTGCTGCGCGAACAGCTCGCCGCCGTCCTCGGCTGCGACGTGTGGGAGATCGGCCCCGCCGCCGACTT
Above is a genomic segment from Streptomyces globosus containing:
- a CDS encoding ScbR family autoregulator-binding transcription factor translates to MAEQVRAIRTRKTILSAAAKIFEERGYQAATISEILTTAGVTKGALYFHFQSKEDLAQGVLAEQDQQLSVPPRASKMQEIVDVVMLHAHRLQTDPMVRAGVRLSMDQLAQGLDRSGPFLRWGEVGLELLQRAQAQGELLPHVVPSETADVIVGSFAGIQSMSQAICEYQDLVGRVSALMRHVLPSVVIPSVLAALDLSEHRGAAVYAEAMENLAAAREAAPAGAA
- a CDS encoding NAD(P)H-binding protein, translating into MILVTGGSGTIGREVLRLLPSDVCVRVMARVPERVVGAPAAAEVVHGDFGDPRSVAAALEGADAVFLVTSRVEEDDGRFLQAARSAGVGHIVKLSAAAVEDPLADDAVTRWQRRNEELLRTCGTAWTLLRPRSFMSNALSWAGSVREQGVVRALHGCSPNSCVDPRDVAEVAVRALTGLIPPGGAHTLTGPEALTAAGQTAMLAGLLGRPLRFEELGAEQARAVLAARYPAEVVEALLKSAERQRAGAKAAVGAAVPCLLGRPAGSFRRWAADHLAAFAGG
- a CDS encoding ScbA/BarX family gamma-butyrolactone biosynthesis protein; its protein translation is MSASTFQVERTTFDGDMRAAFAAFAARPGSSFSTPLTTTVPKELVHRSAVAEVVLTDWARVDDTHFVMAAQWPRGHSFFTPVAGGHHDPLIACETVRQIGILLGHAEFGVPFGHHFAIRDIHIDVEPRHLRVGLEPAALTIDVTCTEVNRRGTALSGLRFEAVLHRDGHVVATGGGSFSCMAPAVYRRIRSGHTLDGDWYRLPLISPAAPQSVGRMSPMDVVLSPTGEQDLWRLRVDTSHPVLFEHAVDHVPGMVLLEAARQATAAALGRSSYLPLGLASEFTKYAELDTPCMIEAVRAPHTGPDGEETVVVTARQAGEAVFSSTVRAGRHGS
- a CDS encoding ScbR family autoregulator-binding transcription factor — translated: MTKQERAVRTRGTLIRSAAEVFGREGYSVASLAAISSLAGVSNGALHFHFASKAVLADAVEAAALARLAELVGGPLPAPGAGRVQHLVDVTHRLAGALRADPVLRAGFQLAGESSRPPRHDLRGHWRAWVEEAVRGAEAAGELRAGVAVRDAAAAVAAATTGLEVLGARDAEWLSAAAVAGLWRLLLPALVPEAAVKGIEVAGARPL
- a CDS encoding AfsR/SARP family transcriptional regulator; translation: MDIEVLGTLAVREQGVSITPTAPKPRQVLALLALHADQVVPVSALIEELWAGTPPRSARTTLQTYVLQLRALIAAALDEAAARSAGTGPDGHPAEGAAAAGRRTAKDVLVTLPGGYLLNSGGGTSDVREFDRLAGMGYRAMDADDFPGAARLLREALSLWSGPAFADVQGGVQLDMETRRLEETRLCALDQRIEADMRLGRHRELLAELTVLVSRYRTHENLHGQFMLALHRSGRRGEALDVYQRLRATLVRELGIEPSAALRRLQRSILMAAPENQLDSAAKAASERLVRVG
- a CDS encoding ScbR family autoregulator-binding transcription factor — its product is MQERSERTRRRLVRAGAEMFHRNGYAQSTLGDIARTAGVTKGALYFHFGSKDELAEAVQQRGAALLGETVHELRAAGASPLQALVTTTHWLARALHDDPAVPASFRITKECTGRPAGTADFHRAWLGAVRTLLRQARDAGELRPGLGWESAESLVAAAACGIEALAAAGMPNDELRSRVAAMWELLLPGLVPGTAAAAYALRPPGEEPAGPPAPVAAPRRPGTAEPLECRR
- a CDS encoding acyl carrier protein, with translation MTTGEHPLPEAAPAPPPAEVLADVVGVLGDVLRIDAARIDPRQTFRSLGMDSLLTVELVAVVNARHGTAILPTDLYDHPTPESFAAQVAAELHRTAAPRPRPGRRPAQAPPAAAESGPPASPPAGEIAEVLREQLAAVLGCDVWEIGPAADFTGLNVDSVLGAEFVATLNRTFGLRERAVVLYDHPDLAALSEHVAGLLRTAPRPPAAPGARELDVLLDAVRDDRLTVDEALVLLSRHG